In Spiroplasma chinense, the DNA window CCATTACCACCATAGAATAGAACTCATTTCTTTTCATTGGTTCCTTGTACTTTCATTTCAAAAAGATTAGGACACTCTAACATAGGGTGTTTTGCAAAATACTTTCCAATTTTTTTGTAATCTGAAGTTGGTTTATTTGATACCCATACACCAAAGTGGTCATCTTCTGCTAAGTACATAATAAATACATTATTACCTTCTTTATCTTTTCTTATAAAAAAGTAAGGGTCTCTAAAGTGTTCACTTGCACCTGGATTTCATAATATTGGTTCTGGTTTAACTGATGTAAAGGTATAACCATTATCAAGTGTATATCACATCATGATATTTTGTCCTTTTTTACTGAAAGATGTTGTTGCTGCCATTATAGTCTTGGCATCTTTTCCTTCAATATAATTTTTATCATAACCAAAAATGTTTTGTTTATCCTCATAAAAAGTACCAGTTGCTTGATCTCTAAAGTTAGGTGTATTTTTTGGAATACCTGGACCTTCATAAGTTCAATTTATTCAATCTTTTGTTGTGATGTGATATCAAACAGAATCATCAACTCCATGGTTGAAACCATACTTATCAAAATCTCCATCAGCATTTTGAAGAAAATAAATGTGTCATACACCATCTCTAAAGAATCCACCTTGAATGTCATTCATCATTCCTTGATCTGGATTTTGAGCATGAAATAAATTTGAATATAATTTATGATTTATTTTTGGCACCACATAATTTTCATCTTTTTTTCTTTCTTTCTTTAATTCTTCAGTTACTAAAACTTCTTCTTTTTCTTTCATCATCGTCTCCTTAAATTATTTCTAATTCTTTTTTTGTAAGTCTAATATTTTCAGACTCACAAACTTTAGAAGCTATATTAATTGCAAATCTTATAGCTTCATCTACATTTTTTGTTAAATGATATTTGGATATAAATGATCCTAGAAAAGAATCACCAGCTCCTACTGTATTTTTTACTTTAATTTTTTTAGCTTCATATTTTTTTAAAACTTTATCATTTGCAAAGAAACATCCTTCGGCTCCTAATGTAATAATTATATTTTTTACTCCTTTTCTCAAAAGGTAATCAACACATTCTAAAATAGCTATCTTTGGATTTTTCTTTGTGATACTTTCTGTCTCTGATTCATTTAAGATTATAAAATCTAAATTTTCTAAAATGGTTAAATCAAAACTCAAAGACGGAGAAGGATTTAAGAAAATTGTTACTTCTTTATTTTTTCTAACTTTTTTTATTAACTTAACACTTTCTTCTTGAGGTGTTTCAAGTTGAAATAAAATTACATCCCCTTCTTCAATTAAATCTGCTTTAAAATTTTCTGCTTTTCAATCTCAATTAGAACCTTTATTAACAATAATTCTATTATCATTTTCATGATTCAGTATTATTGCAGAACCTGAAACGTTGTTATTTTTTTGAATAATATATTTTATATTTTTATTAGTATCAAAATCTTTGAGTATTAAGTCAGCAAATTCATCATTTCCAATTGCACAACTAAATAAAACTTCTTTTTCAAACAACGAACAATAATATGCTTGGTTGTAACCTTTACCTCCAATGCTTGTAAAAAAATTATTACTAAAAGTTGTTTCACCTTTGTTTGGGAAATTTATTAAATTTAAATTAAGGTCTACATTAACACTACCCAATACTATAATCTTTCCCATTTTTATTTAACCATTACCTTTTCAAATACAACTTTGTCGTTAGTGTTTTCAAACATTGAGAATTGTCCAACTCCTTTGAAAATTGTGTCATCAAAAACTTGGTTTGAAACTATTTGTACTTCGTTTACAAATAAATTAATTTTATTTTGTCTAACTTCAATACTACATTTGTTTTTACCAATCTTAATTTGACAAGCGCCTTCAGAAATTATTTTTTTGTTTTGATAATCATAATTTTCTGTAATAAATACTTTGTCATCTTTAAAGTTGAAAGAAATTTTTTCAAAAATTCCTTCTACAAAGATTGATAATCCAAAGTTTGCGTTTTCCTTTGCTAAAAAATTTATTTGATAGGTAAAGTCATTTCTAAAGTTTTGACCAAAATAAGTTTCATTAAAAATTTCTTTATTTTTATTTACAATACCTTCTTTTTCAATTTCTCAACCATGTCTGTAAGTTGTAAAGCCCAAAATATTTTTATGAAATCTAGTTCAATATTCTTCTTTGGATTTTTTTAAATCCAAATTAATATAAGGAGCTCCGGTAATTTCAAATTCTGAAATATCCATTTTTATAAATCTTTTTTTCAAAGATTCTTTGCTATCATCAAGATAATATATAATTCCAACCTTATAAACGTGATCATCGTCAACTTTGGGAATTTCGAATTTTAGTTCTGTTCAATTATCTTTTACGATAATCTTTTCACTCTCAAAAGTTTTACCTTCAAGAGTCTCGACAAAGACGCTTCCTAATATATCTTGTCCAAATTCAAAATCTTCTTGTCTAACTTTACAATTTATTGTTTGACCAAAAAATATTTTTGGTGAAATTTCAGGATCATATCTTGAATCTTCAAAATCTTTTACTGAATAAAAACCATTAATGTAAGTTTTGAATTTATCGCCCGGGGTTAAGAAAGAAAAATATGATCTAAGAAATTTTTCTTTTTCAAAAACTTTGCAAAAATTTAATTTTTTTGTAAAGTTTTTATCTGAGCTCACTCAAGTTTTAAAACCTTTTTTAGCAAACTTTTGATCGAAATTTCAAACTCTTTTTTCTTTCACGCTTACTTCAGCATTTTCAAAATAACGTTTTGAAAGTTCTACAGTTCTCATTGCTAGGTCAGAAATATATTGTATGTTTAATTCACCCAACGCCGTTGAGCAAATTATTTCATCATTAAGAGGATTTATTCATTTTTCATCAATTCCGTCAAGTCCTACAAATACACCCATTATCATTCCTGTGTTTCCAAGGTTTGAATCTGTATCTTCTCCTGGTAGCAAAGTGTATTCTAATGCTTTTGTAAAATCATTTTCACAACATAATAAAGCTATTAAAACAATAGCAGCATTTGGAATAACATGACAAACACCAGGATATTTTTTAGAAGAGAAATAATTTTCTTTAATATATTTTAGATTATCTCTTCATTTTGGATTTTTACTTTGAAAATCAATTATGTCACAACAAACTTCTTTGTAGTGTGATGGAGGTAATTTATCAACAACTTTAAGAACTATTTCTTTTATGCTTTGGTAATTATCAAATGCAAGAGATACGCAAGCCGACATAAACATCGCTCCCACTACCGCATCTCCATCATGAGTTACTTTAGCCATTTTTTTTGCAAGTTTCATTGCTTCAAGTTTGTCAATTGGACTTAACAATCCTCAATGATCATTAAATATTTCTCCACCAATTTGTTCTGTTATATAGTCTGTATTTGTTTTTTTTGAACCAGTTAGTGGGGGAATTATACCTTCATTAATGTTTATGAAAGCTGTGTGTTCAGTAGCAATATTTTTACCACCCCACCACATAACTCCATGACCATTTGGAACTAAGTTCATTATTGCATTTGCAAAATTAGCACCATCTAAATTTTTTCTAGATAATTTTTTTAAGTTTTCTTGATAAATCATTCCTCAAATGTAATCATCATCTGATGCATATCTTTTATAATCTGTTAAATAGTTATCGTATT includes these proteins:
- a CDS encoding ribokinase, with protein sequence MGKIIVLGSVNVDLNLNLINFPNKGETTFSNNFFTSIGGKGYNQAYYCSLFEKEVLFSCAIGNDEFADLILKDFDTNKNIKYIIQKNNNVSGSAIILNHENDNRIIVNKGSNWDWKAENFKADLIEEGDVILFQLETPQEESVKLIKKVRKNKEVTIFLNPSPSLSFDLTILENLDFIILNESETESITKKNPKIAILECVDYLLRKGVKNIIITLGAEGCFFANDKVLKKYEAKKIKVKNTVGAGDSFLGSFISKYHLTKNVDEAIRFAINIASKVCESENIRLTKKELEII
- a CDS encoding ADP-ribosylglycohydrolase family protein codes for the protein MDYPKNYKDKVYSGWLGKIIGIIYGTPTEGWKNEEIEEVFDKYDNYLTDYKRYASDDDYIWGMIYQENLKKLSRKNLDGANFANAIMNLVPNGHGVMWWGGKNIATEHTAFININEGIIPPLTGSKKTNTDYITEQIGGEIFNDHWGLLSPIDKLEAMKLAKKMAKVTHDGDAVVGAMFMSACVSLAFDNYQSIKEIVLKVVDKLPPSHYKEVCCDIIDFQSKNPKWRDNLKYIKENYFSSKKYPGVCHVIPNAAIVLIALLCCENDFTKALEYTLLPGEDTDSNLGNTGMIMGVFVGLDGIDEKWINPLNDEIICSTALGELNIQYISDLAMRTVELSKRYFENAEVSVKEKRVWNFDQKFAKKGFKTWVSSDKNFTKKLNFCKVFEKEKFLRSYFSFLTPGDKFKTYINGFYSVKDFEDSRYDPEISPKIFFGQTINCKVRQEDFEFGQDILGSVFVETLEGKTFESEKIIVKDNWTELKFEIPKVDDDHVYKVGIIYYLDDSKESLKKRFIKMDISEFEITGAPYINLDLKKSKEEYWTRFHKNILGFTTYRHGWEIEKEGIVNKNKEIFNETYFGQNFRNDFTYQINFLAKENANFGLSIFVEGIFEKISFNFKDDKVFITENYDYQNKKIISEGACQIKIGKNKCSIEVRQNKINLFVNEVQIVSNQVFDDTIFKGVGQFSMFENTNDKVVFEKVMVK